The proteins below are encoded in one region of Ostrinia nubilalis chromosome 3, ilOstNubi1.1, whole genome shotgun sequence:
- the LOC135088394 gene encoding carbonyl reductase [NADPH] 1-like — protein MTKKVAVVTGSNKGIGFAIVKGLLQRFDGVVYLTSRDSGRGKAAVGELNKLGLTPAFHQLDVSDRESVLRFRDHIQETCGGIDILVNNAAVANSVQLYNTYEEDKEIIDINYYSILTIQELLFPLVRDNGRILNISSDCGHLSNVRNKHWLERLSKKDFTQNDVLEFVNWYLDAAKNGTFKKEDLADDATVGAYRVAKVALSAQTILQQRHLASRNISVNSMHPGLVRTSMTKGVGFYSTDEAAKTPLYLILEAPQDLKGTYVWYDGRVLDWFDYNADYYFKSKTLTS, from the coding sequence ATGACGAAGAAAGTGGCAGTGGTGACCGGCTCCAACAAGGGCATAGGGTTTGCCATCGTCAAGGGCTTACTGCAGCGCTTCGATGGCGTGGTCTACCTGACCTCTCGTGATAGTGGCCGAGGGAAAGCAGCTGTCGGTGAACTCAACAAGCTGGGACTGACTCCTGCTTTCCACCAACTTGACGTATCTGATCGAGAGAGTGTCCTCAGATTCCGAGACCACATCCAGGAAACTTGCGGAGGCATCGACATCCTGGTCAACAATGCCGCAGTCGCCAACAGCGTGCAACTTTACAACACGTACGAGGAAGACAAAGAAATTATCGACATCAACTACTACAGCATTTTGACTATCCAAGAACTACTATTCCCTTTGGTGAGAGATAACGGAAGAATATTAAACATATCCAGTGACTGCGGACATCTTTCCAACGTTAGAAACAAGCATTGGCTCGAAAGACTGTCGAAGAAAGATTTCACTCAAAATGATGTTTTGGAATTTGTGAACTGGTATTTGGACGCGGCCAAGAATGGTACGTTTAAGAAAGAAGACTTGGCGGACGATGCCACTGTCGGGGCTTACAGAGTAGCCAAGGTAGCGTTGAGCGCTCAGACTATTCTTCAGCAAAGACATTTAGCATCACGGAACATCTCAGTGAACTCGATGCACCCAGGACTGGTCCGCACTTCCATGACCAAAGGAGTAGGATTCTACAGCACCGACGAAGCGGCTAAAACTCCTCTGTACTTAATTCTGGAAGCTCCTCAAGACCTCAAGGGCACCTACGTGTGGTACGACGGGCGAGTCCTGGATTGGTTTGACTACAATGCCGATTATTATTTCAAGTCAAAGACTCTAActtcataa